Proteins from one Podospora pseudoanserina strain CBS 124.78 chromosome 1, whole genome shotgun sequence genomic window:
- the XLR1 gene encoding Xylanolytic transcriptional activator xlnR (COG:K; EggNog:ENOG503NVT6) → MLSNPLHRFSPYHAIPANTLMSNGHVPAGHLHPGGLDGLAPGSHYALQQLQQHVGVHNPHLARAGSQQKHRQHPYGPSSRATGAAGPIRRRISRACDQCNQLRTKCDGQHPCAHCIEFGLGCEYIRERKKRGKASRKDLAQQAAQQAAAAASSNGQKSPSQGGENGQATENGSDTPSTTKQERQSSSDEKPGNDAEEAIRSQRTGSMDSLAEIAAHQAHMTSHPGGMDRDHLDSPSALDLNGYGNVHPAYERQMGGHMMNGPPHAAYGSAQSGMSSYPDLPYALQTQSPTGYSAGGPNGFRLGNSPLSAYPMGGEPTSPGWMNMSSPPPQFASHVPQNNYSHSPLRYPVLEPLVPHLGNMIPLSLACDLIDLYFASSSSAQMHPMSPYVLGFVFRKRSFLHPTKPRQCQPALLASMLWVAAQTSEAPFLTSVPSARGKICQKLLELTVSLLKPLIHTPSEEASPVSSPIVDGVALGGLGVALPGSISMDALTGESGAFGAAGSLDDVVTYIHLATVVSASEYKGASLRWWNAAWSLARELKLGRELPQNAPSTRQGGSTDSEEGEERGEIGSLQGVITEEEREERRRIWWIVYIVDRHLALCYNRPLFLLDIECDGLYQPMDDTDYQNGIFHAYTDPNVLASDPESSQSVRGRGPCFECTGHSIYGYFLPLMTILGEIVDLHHARNHPRFGVGFRSSREWDDQTSEITRHLEIYERSLKRFEQRNLSLSAQAQAADEKAAEAAGVPTANDMPTDIGTPSVHSVHSVHTNSSRMTESDIQTRIVMAYGTHVMHVLHILLTGKWDPINLLDDNDLWISSQGFITATGHAVSAAEAISNILEFDPGLEFMPFFFGIYLLQGSFLLLLIADKLQLEASPSVVKACETIIRAHEACVVTLNTEYQRNFSRVMRSALAQVRGRVPEDLGEQHQRRRELLALYRWTGDGTGLAL, encoded by the exons ATGTTATCCAATCCTCTCCACCGGTTTTCTCCTTACCATGCCATCCCCGCGAACACACTCATGTCTAATGGCCACGTTCCGGCAGGCCATCTTCATCCGGGTGGACTCGATGGCTTAGCTCCTGGATCGCACTACGccctccagcagcttcaacaacacGTCGGTGTTCACAATCCACACCTCGCCAGAGCAGGGTCTCAGCAAAAGCACAGGCAACACCCATATGGTCCTTCCTCAAGGGCTACAGGGGCGGCGGGTCCTATCCGCAGGAGAATTAGCAGAGCTTGTGATCAATGCAACCAGCTTCGGACAAAGTGCGACGGCCAGCATCCCTGCGCCCATTGCATTG AATTTGGCCTTGGCTGCGAATACATCCGGGAACGCAAAAAGCGAGGAAAAGCTTCCAGAAAGGATCTGGCACAACAAGCCGCACAGCAAGCTGCCGCGGCCGCCTCGTCAAACGGTCAAAAATCCCCAAGCCAAGGAGGCGAGAACGGGCAGGCCACCGAGAACGGAAGCGATACCCCAAGTACCACAAAGCAGGAACGTCAGTCAAGCTCGGATGAGAAGCCGGGAaacgatgccgaggaggcgaTTAGAAGCCAACGAACAGGGAGCATGGACAGCTTGGCCGAGATTGCCGCTCATCAGGCTCACATGACGAGCCACCCTGGCGGTATGGATCGCGATCATTTGGACAGCCCATCAGCATTGGACCTGAACGGCTATGGCAATGTTCACCCGGCATACGAGCGTCAAATGGGAGGCCACATGATGAACGGCCCTCCTCATGCTGCGTACGGCTCCGCCCAGAGCGGCATGTCGAGCTACCCTGACCTTCCGTACGCTCTACAAACCCAGAGCCCAACTGGCTACTCAGCAGGTGGCCCCAATGGCTTCCGCCTTGGAAACAGCCCTCTTAGCGCCTATCCTATGGGCGGAGAGCCAACATCGCCCGGATGGATGAACatgtcatcaccacctccacaatTTGCCTCGCACGTACCGCAAAACAATTATAGCCACTCGCCGCTGCGGTATCCGGTTTTGGAGCCGCTGGTTCCGCATCTGGGCAACATGATTCCGCTCTCCTTGGCCTGCGATCTCATTGATCTCTACTTTGCgagctcatcatcagcccAGATGCACCCCATGTCGCCATACGTTCTGGGGTTCGTGTTCCGAAAACGGTCGTTCCTGCACCCTACTAAGCCTCGTCAGTGCCAACCAGCTCTCTTAGCAAGCATGCTTTGGGTTGCTGCCCAAACCAGCGAAGCTCCTTTCTTGACGAGCGTCCCCTCGGCGCGCGGCAAGATTTGCCAGAAGCTTCTTGAGCTCACCGTCAGCCTGCTCAAGCCCTTGATCCACACGCCCTCCGAAGAGGCGTCGCCAGTCTCGAGCCCCATTGTGGATGGTGTGGCCCTAGGCGGTCTCGGTGTGGCGCTTCCTGGCTCCATCAGCATGGACGCTCTCACAGGCGAGTCCGGGGCGTTCGGCGCTGCCGGCTCTCTTGACGATGTGGTTACCTACATCCACCTGGCCACAGTGGTCTCTGCCAGCGAATACAAGGGCGCCAGTCTTCGGTGGTGGAACGCCGCTTGGTCATTGGCTCGTGAGCTCAAGCTCGGTCGCGAGCTGCCTCAAAACGCTCCATCCACCCGTCAGGGCGGCTCTACCGACagcgaagaaggcgaagagcGTGGAGAGATTGGGAGTCTTCAGGGAGTTATCACGGAAGAGGAGCGTGAGGAAAGACGACGGATCTGGTGGATCGTCTACATTGTTGACCGCCACCTCGCTCTCTGCTACAATCGCCCCCTGTTCCTCCTTGATATTGAGTGCGATGGTCTGTATCAGCCAATGGACGACACCGACTATCAAAACGGCATTTTCCATGCCTACACGGACCCCAATGTGCTCGCTTCAGACCCCGAGTCTTCTCAAAGCGTTCGCGGCCGAGGGCCCTGCTTCGAATGCACAGGCCACAGCATCTATGGCTACTTCCTTCCCCTGATGACCATTCTCGGCGAGATTGTCGACCTTCACCACGCCAGGAACCACCCCCGCTTTGGTGTTGGCTTCCGCTCCTCACGGGAGTGGGACGATCAGACATCAGAAATCACTCGGCATCTCGAAATCTATGAGCGGAGCTTGAAGAGATTCGAGCAGCGCAACCTGAGCCTCAGTGCGCAAGCGCAAGCTGCCGATGAGAAAGCCGCCGAGGCTGCCGGTGTTCCTACGGCCAACGATATGCCTACTGATATTGGCACCCCATCGGTACATAGCGTTCACAGCGTCCACACCAACTCTAGCCGGATGACAGAGAGCGACATCCAAACTCGCATCGTCATGGCCTACGGAACTCATGTCATGCACGTACTACACATCCTCCTTACCGGCAAGTGGGATCCTATCAACCTTCTCGATGACAATGACCTCTGGATCAGTAGCCAGGGCTTCATCACCGCCACTGGGCATGCTGTCTCAGCCGCCGAGGCCATTAGCAACATCCTGGAGTTTGACCCCGGTCTTGAGTTTATGCCTTTCTTCTTCGGCATCTACCTTCTCCAAGGCTCGTTTCTTCTCCTACTGATTGCCGATAAGCTGCAGCTGGAGGCGTCACCAAGCGTGGTCAAGGCCTGCGAGACAATCATCCGCGCCCACGAGGCCTGCGTCGTGACACTCAACACAGAGTACCAGCGCAACTTCAGCAGGGTCATGCGCAGCGCTCTGGCCCAAGTTCGGGGCCGTGTTCCCGAGGACCTCGGCGAGCAACATCAACGCCGGAGGGAGCTGCTGGCCTTGTACCGGTGGACAGGTGACGGCACTGGCCTAGCGCTCTAG